The following DNA comes from Candidatus Woesearchaeota archaeon.
TTTTATTCTCCTTTACAAAAATATCAAGCTTTGTAAACAATGCAGCCAGCCTTTTGAAAACAAACAATGCAGAAGAAACAGCATCAAGCTCATGAGGATTGCTGTAAATAAAATCTTTGGATAATTCTTTCTTTTCTTCAACAAGCAGGTCTTTATCAGGCCATATTAATTCAGCTCCTGTTTTGGCTGCAAACTCAACAACAAAATTCGAAGGCGGATTCTTGTCAGAGCCGACTAATAAAGGCTTTCCAAGCTTCATCACTTCTGAGATTATTCTGCTGATATTGTGCTCTTTTGAATAATCTTTTTTAATAAGATTCTTGTTTATGTCAAACACAGCATAAGCAGATGTTGTTCCGGGATCAATGCCTATAACAAGCAATTTCTTATCCATTTTATATGTCAAGAAGATTCAGGCCAATCTCTTCGCTGTATTTCCTGCTTATTTCAGAATCCAGCTTTACAAGGAATACTTCGCATGTTGCTGCAACTGTTGCTTCTTTCAGATGCCCGGCATAAGGCTTCATATCCTTGTCAGAAACTGTGATGTGCGTATGAAGTATTGGCTTGCTGTCCATGACCATAACATTGCCAGTCATATTCGCGATCTCCAGCGGCTCTTCTATAATTTTGGAAGAATACTCCTTTGTATCAACAACATAATGCATAAGCTCAACTCTGCTTATTGCCCCCAATCCAAAGAAAAGAGCGTTTTTTATCTTATTTTTGCTGCAAAAATCCAGAATGCCCTCAATTATCTTTTCTCCTTTCTCCAGCCTTATAACATGAAAGATGCTATTTGCCTGTTTGTGCTTCATTTTTCTCTCCCCTTTATTTCGTTTACACTTTTGGATATTATCTCTGAA
Coding sequences within:
- a CDS encoding DNA-binding protein, with amino-acid sequence MKHKQANSIFHVIRLEKGEKIIEGILDFCSKNKIKNALFFGLGAISRVELMHYVVDTKEYSSKIIEEPLEIANMTGNVMVMDSKPILHTHITVSDKDMKPYAGHLKEATVAATCEVFLVKLDSEISRKYSEEIGLNLLDI